The Ignavibacteria bacterium genome includes a window with the following:
- a CDS encoding HD domain-containing protein gives MNKLQFSNTPLLHHIGKIADAENVQVYVVGGFVRDALMERKREHFDIDIVVVGDGVAFAKTVAKHFGRKNIVTFEKFGTAQLILDDVKIEFVGSRKEAYDRNSRKPFVEVGTIEDDVARRDFTMNAIASSLNKNSFGEILDPFNGRKAIEEQTIKTPLAPEATFSDDPLRMMRAIRFASQLGFFIEEKTLAAINEMRERISIVSQERITDEFFKILASPKPSVGLKLLHQTRLLEIIFPEVSQMVGQEQRKDFHHKDVFFHTLKVVDNIAKSSDNVWLRFTGLMHDIAKPRTKAFDENVGWTFHGHEEVGARMQKKIFKKLKLPLEQLSYVEKLVRYHLRPMVLVKEEVTESAIRRLLFDCGSDIDDLMLLCRADITSQNPQRVAEYLKNYDVVVQKMKEVEERDKLRAWRPPVMGEEIMRVCGIPEGKLVGMLKKMIEEEILEGRIPNEHDAALNFLFSIKDEVISQKVQV, from the coding sequence GTGAACAAACTCCAATTCTCCAATACTCCATTACTCCATCACATCGGCAAAATTGCTGACGCGGAAAACGTTCAAGTGTATGTCGTTGGCGGATTTGTACGTGATGCTTTGATGGAACGTAAACGCGAGCATTTCGATATTGATATTGTTGTTGTTGGCGATGGAGTGGCATTTGCGAAAACCGTTGCGAAACATTTCGGAAGAAAAAACATTGTTACGTTTGAAAAATTTGGAACAGCGCAACTTATTCTCGATGACGTGAAAATTGAATTTGTCGGTTCGCGCAAAGAAGCATACGACAGAAATTCACGCAAACCTTTTGTCGAAGTCGGAACGATTGAAGATGATGTAGCGCGAAGAGATTTTACAATGAATGCAATTGCATCATCGCTGAATAAAAATTCTTTCGGAGAAATTCTTGATCCGTTCAATGGAAGAAAAGCGATTGAAGAGCAAACCATAAAAACACCGCTTGCACCGGAAGCAACATTCAGCGATGACCCTTTGCGAATGATGCGCGCGATTCGTTTTGCATCGCAGTTGGGATTTTTTATCGAAGAAAAAACACTTGCTGCTATTAACGAAATGCGCGAGAGAATTTCGATTGTGTCGCAAGAAAGAATTACGGATGAGTTTTTCAAAATACTTGCATCGCCGAAACCAAGCGTTGGACTAAAATTACTTCATCAAACACGATTGCTTGAAATAATTTTTCCCGAAGTTTCGCAAATGGTGGGACAAGAACAGCGAAAAGATTTTCACCACAAAGATGTTTTTTTTCATACGTTGAAAGTGGTGGACAACATTGCAAAATCAAGCGATAACGTTTGGCTACGTTTTACCGGATTGATGCACGACATTGCAAAACCGCGCACAAAAGCGTTCGATGAAAATGTTGGATGGACGTTTCACGGACACGAGGAAGTTGGCGCGCGAATGCAAAAAAAGATTTTCAAAAAATTAAAACTTCCTCTCGAACAACTTTCCTATGTCGAAAAACTTGTGCGCTATCATTTGCGACCGATGGTGTTGGTGAAAGAAGAAGTTACAGAATCAGCAATTCGGCGTTTGTTGTTTGATTGCGGCAGCGACATTGACGATTTGATGTTGTTGTGTCGCGCAGATATTACGTCGCAAAACCCGCAACGTGTTGCAGAGTATTTGAAAAATTACGATGTTGTCGTTCAAAAAATGAAAGAAGTGGAGGAGCGCGATAAACTTCGTGCGTGGCGACCGCCGGTGATGGGTGAAGAAATTATGCGTGTGTGTGGAATTCCCGAAGGAAAACTTGTCGGTATGTTAAAAAAAATGATTGAAGAAGAAATTCTCGAAGGAAGAATTCCCAATGAACACGATGCGGCTTTAAATTTTCTTTTTTCTATAAAAGATGAAGTAATTTCTCAAAAAGTACAAGTCTAA
- a CDS encoding efflux RND transporter periplasmic adaptor subunit, which yields MSNGNQKKKSKKKIIIWSIIGVVVIGLVVTMVLRGKQKPEIIIQTEKVQRRTITQSVTAVGKIQPEKMVKINAEVSGEIIAIEVKEGDRVQKGDLLVRIKPDQYEAQVKQQEAGLNAQRSALVIQETQSKKAENDFKRIKGLFEKSLASQQDIDASKTVWDVSVAQCESQKFAIEQAEASLKNIREALAKTTIYAPMSGTISELISEVGERVSGSTFMQGTHILTVADLSTMEARVDVGETDVINISLGDTARVEVDAFPNAKFNGIVREIANTAKTFGLGTQQEVTNFEVKIRLLNDEQFRPGMSTTAVIETDTKQNVLSVPIQSVTIRTKKDEEKKQQSEEERQEMAATIVKKKEEKKVREVVFVVGSDTVNMTEVRTGASDDSFIEILEGLSEGQNVVSGSYRAINRDLEQGSKIRVEQEKQKTEDKK from the coding sequence ATGTCAAACGGAAATCAGAAAAAGAAATCGAAAAAGAAAATTATCATTTGGTCAATCATCGGCGTAGTCGTTATCGGACTTGTCGTAACAATGGTTTTGAGAGGGAAACAAAAACCGGAAATCATTATTCAAACAGAAAAAGTGCAACGACGAACTATTACGCAAAGTGTAACTGCTGTTGGAAAAATTCAGCCTGAAAAAATGGTCAAGATTAATGCCGAAGTCAGCGGCGAAATTATTGCTATCGAAGTGAAAGAAGGTGACCGTGTACAAAAAGGCGATTTGCTCGTGCGCATTAAACCCGACCAATACGAAGCGCAAGTGAAACAGCAAGAAGCGGGGTTAAATGCGCAACGTTCTGCCTTAGTAATACAGGAAACTCAGAGTAAAAAAGCAGAAAATGATTTCAAGCGTATCAAGGGATTGTTTGAAAAAAGTCTTGCCTCACAGCAGGATATTGATGCATCGAAAACCGTTTGGGATGTTTCCGTAGCACAATGTGAGTCGCAGAAATTTGCGATTGAACAAGCAGAAGCGTCACTGAAAAATATTCGTGAAGCGCTTGCGAAAACAACAATCTATGCGCCGATGAGTGGAACTATCAGCGAACTCATCAGCGAAGTAGGTGAGCGCGTGAGCGGAAGTACGTTTATGCAGGGAACACACATTCTCACCGTTGCGGACCTTTCGACAATGGAAGCGCGAGTTGATGTTGGCGAAACGGATGTTATCAATATTTCACTCGGCGACACTGCGCGCGTAGAAGTTGACGCATTTCCGAACGCCAAATTTAACGGTATTGTGCGTGAAATTGCGAACACTGCAAAAACATTTGGGCTTGGCACACAACAAGAAGTTACAAACTTTGAAGTGAAAATCCGATTGCTCAACGATGAACAATTTCGTCCGGGAATGTCCACAACAGCAGTGATTGAAACGGATACAAAACAGAACGTGCTTTCGGTGCCGATTCAAAGCGTAACGATTCGAACAAAAAAAGATGAAGAAAAGAAACAGCAATCGGAAGAAGAACGGCAAGAAATGGCAGCAACAATTGTGAAAAAGAAAGAAGAAAAGAAAGTAAGAGAAGTTGTGTTTGTTGTAGGAAGCGATACGGTAAATATGACAGAAGTAAGAACCGGAGCAAGTGATGATTCGTTCATCGAAATACTTGAAGGATTAAGTGAAGGTCAAAACGTTGTCTCCGGAAGTTATCGCGCAATCAATCGCGATTTAGAGCAAGGTTCTAAAATTCGCGTGGAACAAGAGAAACAGAAAACTGAAGATAAAAAGTAG
- a CDS encoding alpha/beta hydrolase, producing MDDGTKKPLVIICHGFMAFKDWGMFPFVGKEFAHHGFVSVVFNFSHNGIADNNKKITDYNAFEHNSISKELADIRSVTDELYDGSLKKNFFDTKTIALVAHSRGGGIAIVHASNDSRVSMLATWSSIARFDRWNTNQKIRWQKDGFLPASNRIQSHPLKLGIDFLNDMEYNAEKFCITTSASRLTIPWLIVQGTEDVITPLNEAHELLEHSNKTQTEFLLLHHVGHLYNAFNEHDRTTVRHVVDVTAHFFQSKL from the coding sequence ATGGATGATGGAACAAAAAAACCGCTCGTTATTATTTGTCACGGTTTTATGGCGTTCAAAGATTGGGGAATGTTCCCATTTGTTGGAAAAGAATTTGCGCACCACGGGTTTGTTTCAGTTGTTTTCAATTTCTCTCATAACGGAATTGCAGACAACAATAAAAAAATTACTGATTACAACGCATTCGAACACAATTCAATTTCTAAAGAACTGGCGGATATTCGGAGCGTTACCGATGAACTGTACGACGGTTCGTTGAAAAAAAATTTCTTTGACACGAAAACTATTGCGCTAGTCGCTCATTCGCGAGGCGGAGGAATTGCAATTGTTCACGCATCAAACGATTCGCGTGTATCAATGCTTGCGACGTGGTCTTCCATTGCTCGTTTCGACAGATGGAACACAAATCAAAAAATTCGTTGGCAGAAAGATGGATTTCTTCCGGCAAGCAATCGGATACAATCACATCCGTTGAAACTAGGAATTGATTTTTTGAACGATATGGAATACAACGCAGAAAAATTTTGTATTACGACATCCGCATCACGGTTAACTATTCCTTGGCTGATCGTGCAAGGGACTGAAGATGTTATTACGCCGCTCAATGAAGCGCATGAACTTCTTGAACATTCGAATAAGACACAAACGGAGTTTTTACTTTTACATCACGTCGGTCATCTTTACAACGCATTCAACGAACACGATAGAACAACTGTTCGACACGTTGTAGATGTAACTGCACATTTTTTTCAATCAAAACTATAA
- a CDS encoding Gfo/Idh/MocA family oxidoreductase: MSNNKTNIAVIGVGHLGSLHAKMLAEISSANFVGVFDVDEQKRNDIAMKYNVRAFPSLNELFETVNAVTIAANTRFHFEIAKLALQNGIHCFIEKPITTMPNEAEELITLARKNNCKIQVGHIERFNPAILAIEKYDVKPMFIEAHRLAQFTARGADVAVVLDLMIHDIDIILSLVKSDVAQIDANGVAVVSDSVDIANARIKFENGCVANVTASRISQQKMRKMRMFQHDAYISVNFSENNAEVFRLVDEHFQMQSRMMKLGAIDSGKYQRNIIFEQPEIPQLNPLKVELEEFVKCIQQNTEPKVTAEEGKQALVVASEILSRIDEQRFVVRES; the protein is encoded by the coding sequence ATGAGTAACAACAAAACAAATATCGCAGTTATTGGCGTTGGGCATCTTGGTTCATTACACGCAAAAATGCTTGCGGAAATTTCTTCGGCAAATTTCGTTGGTGTGTTTGATGTTGATGAACAAAAGCGAAATGACATTGCAATGAAATACAACGTTCGCGCATTTCCAAGTTTGAATGAGTTGTTCGAAACTGTGAATGCAGTAACGATTGCTGCAAATACACGATTTCATTTTGAAATTGCTAAACTTGCTTTGCAAAACGGAATTCATTGCTTCATTGAAAAACCAATTACGACAATGCCGAACGAAGCAGAAGAATTGATAACGCTCGCAAGAAAAAACAATTGCAAAATTCAAGTTGGACATATTGAGCGATTTAATCCCGCGATTCTTGCGATTGAAAAATACGATGTGAAGCCGATGTTTATTGAAGCGCATCGTTTGGCGCAATTCACTGCTCGCGGAGCCGATGTCGCCGTTGTGCTTGATTTGATGATTCATGACATTGATATAATTTTGAGTTTGGTGAAATCGGACGTTGCACAAATTGATGCGAATGGCGTTGCGGTTGTTTCCGATTCAGTGGATATTGCGAACGCGCGCATCAAGTTTGAAAACGGATGTGTTGCAAACGTAACGGCGAGCAGAATTTCGCAGCAGAAAATGCGGAAGATGAGAATGTTTCAGCACGATGCGTATATCTCAGTAAATTTTTCGGAGAACAACGCGGAAGTATTTCGGCTTGTGGATGAACATTTTCAAATGCAATCGCGAATGATGAAACTCGGCGCGATTGATTCGGGAAAATATCAGCGTAACATTATTTTTGAACAACCAGAAATTCCGCAACTCAATCCGCTAAAAGTCGAGTTAGAAGAGTTTGTGAAATGCATTCAGCAAAACACCGAGCCGAAAGTTACTGCGGAAGAGGGAAAGCAAGCGTTGGTTGTTGCGAGTGAGATACTTTCGAGAATTGATGAACAACGTTTCGTGGTTCGTGAATCGTGA
- a CDS encoding TolC family protein, with product MFISKLMKHIYLLLFAIIFCGTKTFSQTKTISLSEAISISSEKNTQMISSRNSVESQQSFQRVAYGALFPSVSTSWNWTRSQDPTASSTTIPGFGTITQPRVSNSFSAGVDASLTFFDGFANFAALDRANLNVETSELTRERTEQQTIFQTISLYLNVLRTEQLLNVRKDNLRRSNEQLKRIQESQKLGGVALADVYRQQVIVSNDELALIQAQNEFDKSKVDLVTYLTLDPLVQFEFADATVPKEIDSVEIQNVKREEKNYSAFSQQAMQRRFDFKTSEQNVTAAELGVKYYQGDWWPSLRAFASLDYSGRKLSKTTYSGMSWGISASYPLFNNFQRENSIQQSEIDLRNANEQLSLKERQVKAEVRKAVLDLETAVKSLEVSQTGIRSAIEDRRIAEEKYNLGAGTLLDKLVADANYTSAISNKVNSVYNYILAKRNLEFVVGTLK from the coding sequence ATGTTCATTTCAAAATTGATGAAACATATTTATTTATTGTTGTTCGCGATTATTTTTTGCGGAACGAAAACATTTTCTCAAACAAAAACTATTTCTCTTTCGGAAGCGATTTCGATTTCTTCGGAAAAAAATACACAAATGATATCGTCTCGAAATTCTGTTGAATCGCAGCAGAGTTTTCAACGGGTTGCGTACGGAGCTTTATTTCCCAGCGTTTCTACAAGTTGGAACTGGACGCGTTCACAAGATCCAACGGCAAGTTCGACAACAATTCCGGGCTTTGGAACAATTACCCAACCGCGAGTTTCAAATTCTTTTTCCGCTGGAGTTGATGCGAGTTTAACCTTCTTCGATGGGTTTGCTAACTTTGCGGCGTTGGACAGAGCAAATTTAAATGTGGAAACTTCCGAACTGACGCGTGAACGAACAGAACAACAAACTATATTTCAAACAATTTCCTTGTATTTAAATGTTTTGCGAACAGAGCAATTGTTGAATGTGCGAAAAGATAATTTGCGAAGAAGTAATGAGCAACTCAAGCGAATTCAAGAATCGCAAAAACTTGGCGGTGTTGCGTTGGCGGATGTCTATCGTCAGCAAGTAATTGTTTCTAACGATGAACTTGCGTTGATTCAAGCGCAAAATGAATTTGATAAATCGAAAGTAGATTTGGTAACGTATTTAACACTTGACCCTCTCGTGCAATTTGAATTCGCCGATGCAACAGTTCCGAAAGAAATTGATTCGGTCGAAATTCAAAATGTAAAACGTGAAGAAAAAAACTATTCGGCATTTTCACAACAAGCAATGCAACGCAGATTCGATTTTAAAACTTCTGAACAAAACGTAACTGCGGCGGAATTGGGAGTGAAATATTACCAAGGCGATTGGTGGCCCTCGTTGCGCGCGTTTGCATCGCTCGATTACTCCGGAAGGAAATTGAGCAAAACGACGTACAGTGGAATGTCGTGGGGAATTTCGGCAAGTTATCCGCTCTTCAATAATTTTCAACGAGAGAATTCGATTCAGCAATCGGAAATTGATTTGCGCAATGCAAACGAGCAACTTTCTTTGAAAGAGCGACAGGTGAAAGCAGAAGTTCGGAAAGCAGTATTGGATTTGGAAACTGCAGTAAAATCACTCGAAGTAAGTCAAACGGGAATTCGTTCTGCAATTGAAGACAGAAGAATAGCAGAAGAAAAATATAATCTTGGCGCTGGAACGTTGCTCGATAAACTCGTTGCTGATGCGAATTATACGTCGGCAATTTCAAACAAAGTCAATTCTGTCTATAATTATATTCTTGCGAAACGCAATCTTGAATTTGTGGTAGGAACACTCAAGTAA
- a CDS encoding SDR family oxidoreductase translates to MGTVIQENNYKTVLITGASSGIGLELSRLFADDGYRLIMVARESKKLKEAAGELQLKYVVPINTIVKDLSDPNAPSEIFNQLQKEHITVDVLVNNAGFGTYGNFSETELEDELKMIQVNVVALMHLTKLFLKEMVKRKSGKIMNVASTAAFQPGPMMASYYATKAFVLSFSEAISSELRRTGVTLTALCPGPTASGFQKRAKMERSRFGRKKMMDAEIVAQLGYKAMMKGKTLVIAGLKNKVLAKAVRITPRKMVTAIVRTLNT, encoded by the coding sequence ATGGGTACAGTTATTCAAGAGAATAATTATAAAACCGTTCTTATTACAGGGGCTTCAAGTGGAATAGGATTGGAATTAAGTCGGCTTTTTGCAGATGATGGATATCGCCTGATTATGGTGGCGCGTGAGTCGAAAAAATTGAAAGAAGCCGCAGGCGAATTGCAACTGAAGTACGTTGTTCCGATCAATACTATTGTCAAAGATTTATCGGATCCGAATGCTCCTTCTGAAATTTTTAACCAACTGCAAAAAGAACATATTACGGTTGACGTTCTCGTCAATAATGCTGGCTTTGGAACGTACGGTAATTTTTCAGAAACAGAACTTGAAGATGAATTGAAAATGATTCAAGTCAATGTTGTCGCACTGATGCATTTGACAAAATTATTTTTAAAAGAAATGGTGAAACGGAAAAGTGGGAAAATTATGAATGTTGCTTCCACTGCGGCATTTCAACCGGGACCGATGATGGCTTCGTATTACGCAACGAAAGCATTTGTACTTTCGTTCTCTGAAGCGATTTCGAGCGAGTTACGGAGAACAGGAGTAACATTGACTGCACTTTGTCCGGGACCAACGGCAAGTGGATTTCAAAAGCGGGCAAAAATGGAACGTTCGCGTTTTGGTCGCAAAAAAATGATGGATGCGGAAATAGTTGCTCAACTCGGTTACAAAGCGATGATGAAAGGTAAAACACTTGTTATTGCCGGATTGAAAAATAAAGTTCTTGCCAAAGCTGTTCGTATTACGCCGAGAAAAATGGTAACGGCAATTGTTCGCACTCTGAATACGTAG
- a CDS encoding DNA alkylation repair protein, whose protein sequence is MNSTQILAMLHSLSNPRAKEALSYFKIESKNVIGISAPILKTLAKKIGKNHKLAQELWATNVLEARAIAVLIEEPHKVSEKQTESWLKDFDSWAIVDTACCYLFRLLPNAYEKVSEWTSREKEYEKRAGFSLMAYLAVHDKKESDAKFELFFPHIVRESTDERNFVKKAVNWALRQIGKRNVHLNTIAIRVAKEIHKRDSRSAKWIASDALRELQSEAIQKRLKK, encoded by the coding sequence ATGAACTCAACACAAATCCTTGCAATGCTTCACTCGCTCAGCAATCCTCGAGCGAAAGAAGCGTTATCGTATTTTAAAATCGAATCAAAAAATGTAATTGGAATTTCTGCTCCGATTCTGAAAACTCTTGCAAAAAAAATTGGAAAAAATCACAAACTCGCGCAAGAACTGTGGGCAACAAACGTGCTTGAAGCGCGGGCAATTGCTGTGCTTATTGAAGAACCGCACAAAGTTTCTGAGAAACAAACAGAATCGTGGCTGAAGGATTTCGATAGTTGGGCAATTGTGGATACGGCGTGTTGTTATCTTTTTCGTTTGCTACCCAATGCGTACGAAAAAGTGAGCGAATGGACTTCACGCGAAAAAGAATATGAAAAGCGTGCGGGATTTTCGTTAATGGCATATCTTGCCGTTCACGACAAGAAAGAAAGCGATGCGAAATTCGAACTATTTTTTCCGCATATCGTACGCGAGTCAACGGACGAAAGAAATTTTGTAAAGAAAGCAGTAAATTGGGCGTTGCGGCAAATCGGAAAGCGAAATGTTCATTTAAATACCATTGCAATTCGCGTTGCGAAAGAAATTCACAAACGCGATTCTCGTTCAGCAAAATGGATTGCAAGCGATGCATTACGTGAATTGCAAAGCGAGGCGATTCAGAAGAGGCTGAAAAAGTGA
- a CDS encoding biotin transporter BioY, with amino-acid sequence MEHTHSSTLSIAKHNATTLNIVFIVGFSLLTSIGAQIEIPTFPVPFTLQTFFVLLSGAVLGKRNGALSQLLYISLGIAGVPVFSGAGFGIAKILGPTGGYLLAFPFIAFLVGYAMERAQNFWWIFASMFTSMLVLFFIGTFHLYTFYLHRFSESVEKGFLLFSVWDMVKLFAASSIAHQLVRRKKTSQQTL; translated from the coding sequence ATGGAACATACTCATTCATCAACATTATCCATTGCAAAACACAATGCAACAACTCTCAACATTGTTTTTATTGTTGGATTTTCACTGCTTACTTCAATCGGCGCTCAAATCGAAATCCCAACATTTCCGGTCCCCTTCACGTTGCAAACATTTTTTGTTCTTCTTTCTGGCGCAGTTCTCGGAAAACGCAACGGTGCTTTGAGTCAACTTCTGTATATCTCTCTTGGCATCGCAGGAGTTCCGGTTTTTTCGGGAGCAGGATTTGGAATCGCAAAAATACTTGGACCCACGGGAGGATATTTACTGGCGTTTCCATTCATTGCTTTTCTCGTTGGCTATGCAATGGAGCGCGCGCAAAATTTTTGGTGGATTTTTGCTTCAATGTTCACAAGTATGCTTGTGCTTTTTTTCATCGGAACATTTCATCTTTACACATTTTATCTTCACCGTTTTTCAGAATCGGTTGAAAAAGGATTTCTGTTGTTTTCCGTTTGGGATATGGTTAAACTTTTTGCCGCTTCTTCTATTGCGCATCAACTTGTACGGCGGAAAAAAACTTCACAGCAAACATTGTGA
- a CDS encoding HAD family hydrolase, with the protein MPHLEKLSAVIFDMDGTITRSNDLIFGSFNCVAKKYLRKTFSPKEITALFGPAEEGAIEKLIGKEKLAEAMQDFWNFYRENHSICSLYDGIIDLFEFLREHNIKIGLFTGKGKISTHISLQQFCIEHYFDYIVTGHDVTKHKPSGEGIEIILRELSLDKNETLMVGDAISDMKASAEVGVPCAVALWDSYALEEILLLNPELKFFSVSEFSNWLKENVLKQSTRHPELVSGTFVQSK; encoded by the coding sequence ATGCCGCATCTCGAAAAACTCTCCGCCGTAATTTTTGATATGGATGGAACAATAACTCGCTCCAACGATTTGATTTTCGGTTCGTTCAATTGCGTTGCGAAAAAATATTTGCGCAAAACTTTTTCCCCGAAAGAAATCACCGCTCTCTTTGGTCCGGCAGAAGAAGGAGCGATTGAAAAACTCATCGGCAAAGAAAAACTTGCCGAAGCGATGCAGGATTTTTGGAATTTCTATCGCGAGAATCATTCGATATGTTCGCTGTACGATGGGATTATTGACTTGTTTGAATTTTTACGAGAGCATAATATCAAAATCGGATTGTTCACGGGCAAAGGAAAAATTTCTACGCACATTTCGTTGCAGCAATTCTGCATTGAACATTATTTCGATTACATCGTAACAGGACACGATGTAACAAAACACAAACCGAGCGGCGAAGGAATCGAAATTATTCTGCGCGAACTTTCGCTCGATAAAAACGAAACGCTGATGGTCGGCGATGCAATTTCTGATATGAAAGCATCGGCGGAAGTTGGCGTACCGTGTGCTGTTGCATTGTGGGATTCGTATGCGTTGGAAGAAATTTTATTGCTTAATCCAGAATTGAAGTTTTTTTCGGTGAGTGAATTTTCAAATTGGTTGAAAGAAAATGTTTTGAAGCAATCAACACGTCATCCCGAACTTGTTTCGGGAACTTTTGTTCAATCAAAGTAG
- a CDS encoding metallophosphoesterase family protein, protein MKLAIISDIHANLEALSKALHIIDSLAVDEIVCLGDMVDYGANPNECIELIRKHCSVVLLGNHDEAVENIQKAHSNFTELALKSTVWTNQKITDHNSIFLTHLPISCEQFGSKFVHSSPKDPAGWHYILSEYDAYENFRYFSTQHCFFGHSHYAEIFSNSEETLEPIRIENQSACSISEFRLNHLHKYLINVGSIGQPRDHDWRLSFGVFDTEQLIYRNYRAEYDVYSAAQKIRREKLPEHNARRLFVGK, encoded by the coding sequence ATGAAACTTGCAATCATTTCCGATATTCACGCAAATCTTGAAGCGTTGTCGAAAGCGTTGCATATTATTGATTCGCTCGCAGTGGATGAAATTGTTTGTCTTGGCGATATGGTAGATTATGGCGCAAATCCGAATGAATGTATCGAACTCATCCGAAAACATTGCTCTGTCGTCTTACTCGGCAATCACGATGAAGCAGTGGAAAATATTCAAAAAGCGCATTCGAATTTTACGGAACTTGCATTGAAATCTACGGTATGGACAAACCAAAAAATCACTGACCATAATAGCATTTTCCTCACGCATCTTCCGATATCATGCGAGCAATTTGGAAGCAAATTTGTTCATTCGTCTCCCAAAGATCCTGCGGGATGGCATTATATTCTTTCGGAATACGATGCGTACGAAAATTTTCGTTACTTTTCTACGCAACATTGTTTTTTCGGACATTCGCATTATGCCGAAATATTTTCGAACAGTGAAGAAACACTTGAACCGATACGAATAGAAAACCAAAGCGCATGTTCCATTTCAGAATTTCGTTTGAATCATCTACATAAATATTTGATTAACGTTGGTAGTATTGGACAACCGCGCGACCACGACTGGCGTTTGAGTTTCGGCGTGTTCGATACGGAGCAACTCATTTACAGAAATTATCGTGCCGAGTACGATGTGTACTCTGCGGCGCAAAAAATCCGTCGTGAAAAACTTCCGGAACATAATGCACGACGTTTGTTCGTTGGGAAATAA